TTGATGCTGGCGGCCTTCAGCATTCCCAACGATGTCAAGAACCAGACGATTCACACCGTGGTTACCAAGCCCGTCGAACGCTTTGAAATTCTGCTGGGCCGTTTCATCGGTTATATGTCTCTGATGACCGTCGCTCTTTTTGGTCTCACGGCCATCAGTTACGTGTTGATCTCGGCATCCAAAATCGATCCTTTGGCCGCTGAAGAGAGTATGAAAGCCCGTCTTCCGAAATACGGGGTGATGGATTTCCTCGCCAAGCAGGAAAATTTTGTCGGGGTCGATGTCGGTAATGAAAAGACGTATCGGAAATTTATCGCCGGTGGTCCGACCAGTTCGCACCGCGGCCTCTACAGCTTCTCCGATATTTCAGGCTTGTCCTCGATGTCCGCGGTACCGTGCGAGTTCGCCTTCGATATTTACCGATTGACGAAGGGGGAAGAGAATCGAGGGATCCAGACCTCGTTTGATTTCCGCAGCTGGAAGTACGATAGTTCGCCGGCTCGCGAAGCCGAGTACGATGCCGCTGTTCGGGATATCCGGAACGCTCAGCCTCCCGAAGACGAGTCCGATACGATTCAGGCCGAGAGGTGGAAGAAGGCCAATGAAGTCGCCCGGAAATTTGGCCGGTACGAGTTCAAGGGCTTCCCGATGCTGAACTACCATACGTATGGGATCAAGGTTCCTCCGGCGCTTTTCGAAAATGCCGCTTCCGGAACTCCACCCAAGGTGATCCGAAAATTTACCGATGGTTCGACCGAGGAGCACCACCCTTACGTATTCGTTTATGTCCATTGCGATAGCCCTTCGCAGATGCTGGGGATTGCTCAGTACGACCTCTACTTTCTGGAAGCGGAAGGCAAGTTCAGCTTCAACTACTTCAAGGGGGTTGTCGGAATCTGGTGCCGCCTGGCACTCGCTATCGGGTTGGCCGTTGTCTTCAGTACTTACTTCGCGGGCATCATCAGTCTGCTGCTGGCCTTCTTCCTCTTCCTTCTCGGGTACTTCACCGAGTTCCTGGTCAGTCTGGCCACCAAGACGAATCCGGGGGGTGGGCCAATGGAAGCCTTAACGAAGCTGGTACGTGGGGATGTCGCGGCCACGCCTCTGGAAAATAGCCCGGTTGTATCCGTGGTCTTGTTCGCGGACGATATTTTCCGCTGGTTCGTCCGCCGGTTCTTCAACATCGTGCCGGATATCGATCGTTTTGTCTGGGCCAATTACGTTTCGGAAGGTTTCAGTATCCGTC
The genomic region above belongs to Telmatocola sphagniphila and contains:
- a CDS encoding ABC transporter permease; amino-acid sequence: MNGTLFGIIEFEKDPPRFDYFWRYFESWAQDAGGFAALALLMLAISQFFARDNSRTVRFNTLMRLFSFVAFIGYAVYIAIMISGSLFPAREQMRLDGVAETSFKFKNLSKEGLEDISGKLLMFSGLAAMIAFATPFFIDLFKMRFRRIFALAKLSFVEAMRRKIFWVFLAFLIVFLFPAKWFFSIKAEDEVRSSVSVVHYVLEILLVPISLMLAAFSIPNDVKNQTIHTVVTKPVERFEILLGRFIGYMSLMTVALFGLTAISYVLISASKIDPLAAEESMKARLPKYGVMDFLAKQENFVGVDVGNEKTYRKFIAGGPTSSHRGLYSFSDISGLSSMSAVPCEFAFDIYRLTKGEENRGIQTSFDFRSWKYDSSPAREAEYDAAVRDIRNAQPPEDESDTIQAERWKKANEVARKFGRYEFKGFPMLNYHTYGIKVPPALFENAASGTPPKVIRKFTDGSTEEHHPYVFVYVHCDSPSQMLGIAQYDLYFLEAEGKFSFNYFKGVVGIWCRLALAIGLAVVFSTYFAGIISLLLAFFLFLLGYFTEFLVSLATKTNPGGGPMEALTKLVRGDVAATPLENSPVVSVVLFADDIFRWFVRRFFNIVPDIDRFVWANYVSEGFSIRPELMAVNILFLIGYLLPWFLIGYYLLKTREIAA